TTGGCGAGATAGAAGCCCATCCAGGTCGCGCAGAAGATCACGAGCAACGTCACCAGCACGAGCGTCACCACGTAGTTGCTGGTGATCGGCTGCTTCAGGATCTTGAGCTGCCGGTACTCCTGGAACGAGCGCGCGATGTCGGCGCTCTGCGTGGCGACGCTCTTCGGTACGAAGTGCTCGACGACGACCGCGCCCTCGACGCCGCCCGGTCCCGGGATCGGCACGGCGGCGCGGATCACGTCGCCCCGCCCGATCGACTGGATGCGGGTCTCGGCCCGACCTTCGAGCGCGGCCGTGAGAAGCGGCGCCGAAGGCGGCAACGCCGACTCGCCCGGCACCTCGTCGGCGCGCGCCATCGCGCGGACGTCGCGGTCGATCCCGAAGACCTGGACCGTCCCGACGTGATACTCGCGCTGCTTGTCGGCGACGAACTCCTGCAGCCGCTCGGCGCCGCCCGGCTTGAGGAGCCCGTCCTCCCGCACCCGGCCCGCGAGCTGCCGCGCGTGCACGAGCGCGTTCTCGGAAGCGTTCCGATAGTACGCCTGCGCCACCTCGAGCGAGCCCGAAAGCGAATTCTCGACCTGGACGTTGAACCAGTTCTCGATCGAGCTCGTCATGAAACCGAGCGCGACCAGGAAGATCAGGATCGCGGGGAAGATCGAGACCGCGACGAACGCCAGCACGAGCCGCGTGCGAAGATGCGAGCCGAGCATCCGGCGCCGGCGCTCGAACACGAGCTTCAGGAGATTCCGCGCCACCAGAAAGACCAGCAGCACGAGCAGGATGATGTTGAGGTTGATGAGGAGGAAGAAGATGACGTTGTTGCTCAACGAGCTGCCGTTCGAGAACTGCGGAAGCCGCGTCTCGAAGAACGCGAACAGCAGGACGGCCAGCGCGGCCGACAGGATGATGAGCCCCTCGCGCCGCCGCTGGCGCTCGGCCGGCGCCTCGACGGAAGTCGGCGGCTCGCCCGTGGCGTGCTGGCCGCTCGAGACCCGCGAGGCATGTCGGTCGGTGGTCGGGTGGCTCATGGCATCGGCGTCCGGACGGTCAGCGCCGGAAAAGGTACGAAAGCAGCGACAGCAGGAGGCTCAGGAGGAGACACGTCGCGAGCGGCACGTAGACCGTGAGCCCACCCGAACGGAGGGTGAAGTCGCCGGGGAGCTTCCCGAGCCAGGGAATCCGGGGCGAGAACGACACGACGAGCCCCGCGACGACGAGCACGAGCCCGAACAGGATGAGTGTGCGTCCCAAACCTCCCATGGCTTGGACCGGCAAGGGGCGGATTCTAGAGCCGCTCCGGGGCCTTGTCTACCCAGACACGCTGCGTCATTTTCGTTGCCTGTTCGCCTCCGGGGGCGGCTCAGAAGAGCCGCGCCTGCGCCGCCCTCTCCGGCTCCGTCCGACCAAAATGACCGAAAGCTCGCGCGGTTACGACCCGACCCTTGGGCGTCCTGGCGAGGAACCCCTCTTTGATGAGGTAGGGCTCGTAGACGTCCTCGATCGTGTCGCGTTCCTCGCCGACCGCCGCCGCGAGCGTATCGAGGCCAACGGGTCCGCCGCTGAACTTGTCGATGATCGCGAGCAGGATCGCGCGGTCCATCTTGTCGAAGCCCCGCCCATCCACCTCGAGGAGCGTGAGCGCGTCGGCCGCGACCTCCCCGGTGATCTCCCCACCCGCGCGCACCTCCGCGTAGTCGCGAACCCGCTTCAGGAGCCGATTCGCGATGCGCGGCGTGCCGCGCGACCGGCGAGCGATCTCGCCCGCGCCGCCGCCGTCGAGGGGCACCTTCAGGATCGCGGCCGAGCGCCGCAGGATCCGGCCGAGGTCGTCCTCGTCGTAGAACTCGAGCCGGAAGTGCGCCCCGAAGCGGTCGCGCAAGGGCGACGTCAGGAGGCCCGTCCGCGTCGTCGCCCCGACCAGCGTGAAGGGCTTGAGCTCGAGCTTCAGCGTCCGCGCCGACGGTCCCTGGCCGACGATGATGTCGAGCTGGAAGTCCTCCATCGCCGGGTACAGCACCTCCTCGACGACGCGGTTCAAGCGGTGGATCTCGTCGATGAAGAGGACGTCGCCGCGCTCGAGGTTCGTGAGGATCGCCGCCACATCGCCGGGGCGTTCGAGCACCGGTCCGGACGTGCAGCGGACCTGCACCCCCATCTCCTTCGCGATGATGTATGCGAGCGATGTCTTGCCAAGCCCGGGCGGGCCGGCGAGGAGGACGTGGTCGAGCACGTCGCCGCGCGCCCGCGCCGCCTCGATCGCGACGCCGAGGTTGTTCTTCACCGCCGCTTGCCCGACGTACTCCGCGAACCCCGTCGGACGGAGCGACACGTCGAGCCCGGCCTCTTCGTCCAACGTCACGGGATCGACGACGCGTTCGTTCATGTGGCCAACCTCCGCAGGGCTTCCCGGATGAGGTCGGCAAGCGCGCGGGTACCGGCCTCCTCGGCCCGGGCGACCGCACGCTCCGCCTCGTGCTGCTTGTACCCCAGGTTCACGAGCGCGGACACCGCCTCGGCGGCGTCGCCGCCGACCCGCGTCGCCGGCGCGCCGGCCGACGCCGCGCGGCTCCGCTGCAGGACCTTCACCTTCTCGCGGAGCTGGAGGACCATGAGGTCCGCCTTCTTCCTGCCGATGCCGGGCACCGCGACGAGCCGGCGCACGTTGCCCTCGGCGATGGCGTTCTCGAGGTCCGGCGTGTCCATGCCCGACAGCACCGCGAGCGCGGCCTTCGGCCCGATCGTCGCGACCTGCAAGAGCAGGAGGAAGAGCGCGCGCTCGGCCGCCTCGAGGAACCCGTAGAGCTGGAGCGCGTCCTCGCGCACGTGCGTATGGACGTAGACGTCGACCTCGGCGCCCGGATTCGGCAGCCGGTAGAACGCGTTCAACGACACGAACAGCTGGTAGCCGACGCCGCCGGCATCGACGACGATCTGCTCGGGCGCCTTCTCGAGCAGCCGGCCGCGGAGGCGGGCGATCACCGTACGCCCACCCTGGCGAGCGCCGTCGCGAGATGCGCCGAGTGCACATGGCAGAGCGCGATCGCGAGCGCGTCCGCCGCATCGGGTCCGAGCCGGTCGGCGACGCCGAGCTCGCGCGCGATCGCGCGCTGCACCTGGTCCTTCTCGGCGCGACCGCTTCCGGTGACGGCGAGCTTCACCGTCGCGGGCGGATACTGCGCAACGTCGATCCCGGCCGCCGCCGCTACCAGCATCGCGACCCCGCGCACCTCGCCGAGGCGAAAGGCGCTTTGCACGTTCCGCCCGACGAAGTTGCGCTCGAGGACGACGACGTCGGGCCGCCACGCCCGGCAGAGGTCGGTGAGCGCGCCATGGATCGCGGCGAGCTTCGCTGCCGGCGTCACGCGCGGCGACGGCGCGACGGAGCCGTGCGCGAGGTGCGCGACGCGCCCCGCACGCCGCTCGATCACGCCCCATCCGGTGACGGCCGTGCCGGGATCGACGCCGAGCACCCGCATCGACGTCTCCGCTCGACTCTCCCCTCCCCTCGCCATGCCCCCTCCACCTCGCCGATCGGCCCGCGCCGACCCGGCGGAGTTCGCGCTACGCGCTCAGGCGCTCGACCTCGTCCTGCGGGATGTCCGCGTTCGCCGACACCTTCTGCACGTCGTCGTGGTCTTCCAACGCCTCGAGCAGCTTGATCGTCTGCTCGGCATCCGAGCCGCGGACGGTGATCGTGTTCTGGGCGACCATCGTCACCTCCGCGGACGTGGTCGCGATGCCGGCCTGGTCCAGGGCGTTCTTCACGTCCTCGAGGGCCTCCGGCGGCGTCGTGACCTCGAACGCCTCGCCGACGTCCTCGATGTCGTCCGCCCCGGCCTCGAGCGCCACCTCGAAGAGCTTGTCCTCGGCGCTCGCGCTCTTGTCGACGGTAATGACGCCCTTCTTGGAAAACATCCAGCCGACGCAACCGTTCTCACCGAGATTGCCGCCGTTCTTGCCGAAGAGGTTGCGGATCTCCGCGACGGTACGGTTCCGGTTGTCGGTGAGGATCTGCAGCATGATGGCGACGCCCGCCGGGCCGTAGCCCTCGTACTGCACCTCTTCGTACGTCACGCCCTCGAGCTCGCCCGTGCCCTTCTTGATGGCGCGCTCGATGTTGTCGGTCGGCATGCTCTGCGCTCGCGCGGTCGTGACCGCCGTTCGCAGCCGCGGATTCGCGTTGACGTCGCCGCCACCCATGCGCGCCGCGACCGTGATCTCCTTGATCAGCTTGGTGAAGATCTTGCCGCGCTTGGCATCCTTGGCCGCCTTCTTGTGCTTGATCGTGCTCCATTTGGAGTGGCCGGACATGACGTTTCCCCTTCCCCGTCGGCACCGCGGCGGACGCGCGCGTCCTCCTGTCGGCGGTTCGAATCTGGTGTGAGATCTCGGCGTTGCGCCAGTCGGACGGGTAGTGCGTGGTTACCATAGGGCGCGCGAACAAGTAAACGCCGTGCCCCGCGCGGTGACGCGGCCGACCATCGCTTCGCCGGCTTCGCTCGGGACGGTCCTGTCGGTCCGCCACCAGCGATCTGTCAGGATGACCCGGGCACCCCGAGGCGCTGAAGATCGCGAAGAAGGTCGTCTTTTCTCAGGGGGGATATGACCACGGACTGCGCAGCTCCATACTCGATGCGGATACGATCGAGCGACAAGGCCGGGCTGGATACCGGATCGTTGGTTCGCTCGACCTTCGAGATCGTGTGAATGGGAATATCCCAGGTGAAGAAGCCGCTTCGAATCCTCAGTGCTGCGTCATTGATCCTGTAGGTCGTGAAAAAGAGGAGGGAGAGCGGAAGACATACGCCGAGCAGCAGGATTGGAACCGCGAGAAGCCCACGACCCGGGATAGGCGCATGGATCATCTGCCAGGCGGCGAATAGTGACGCGAGGGGAACGCCCCCAAGATGATGCCGATCCATGTGTCGACCTTGGATCTATAGAATGCGTTCATTGGAGCCCTCCGAGACATGGCGTTGGATCTGCATGGGCCGCCCGCGTTCGATACCGCCGCGACCAGCTCGGCCGACGTGGACCTCGCCATGCCAGCCCGGAGGATCGGCGTCGATGCCGAGCACGTCACAGACGCGCGTCCGGAGTCGTGCCGCGCCATCCGTCATCGGTCAGCCGTGGCCGATAAGACGGCCGCACCCTCGAAGAAAGCCGCCGTCCGGCGCGCTCCCGACGATCGCTGAACGCCCGGATTGCGGTCGATCGGCCCGACGCATAGACCGTCGGCATGGGACGTCTTGTCGCTCTCGGCGGGATCGCCGATTGGGCATGGCAGATCGTCGGCGAGATCGGCGGTCTCCCCGAGGCGCTCGCGAGCGCACGCGCGACGCTCGAGCGGTTGCCGGATCAGATCGAATCGCTCGTCGTCGCCCTCGAGCAGACGACCGCCGCGCTCGACCGTACCCTGCCGGAATTGACGCGCGCGATCGCCGCGATGGAAGAACGCCTCGAGCACGTCGATCACCTCGCCTCGGAGCTCGTCCTCGATCTCGGACGTGCGGTAGCGGGCGTCGAGCGCGTCTTGCCGGAGGTGACGGGCGCGATCGGGGGCATGGATAGCCGCGTGAGGAACCTCGACACGACCATCTCGGGCCTCGGCCAGATCGTGTTCGGGCTGATCGACGTGATCCCGGGAGCGCGCCGCGTGCTGAAGCGTCCGGGTCCGACCGGCGAATGAACGCGCGCGCGCCGAGCACGACGCGGCATGGCGCACGTCGGCGCGGACGCCACGCCGGTCTCGCCCTCCGTTCGGTTTCAGCCTGCGGCGTTCCAGTGCGCGCGGAGCTCCTCGTTGCAACGAGCGGCGCGCTCTTCCGGGAAGAAGAGGCGTGCCCCCGGAAGCTCGACGCGCCGCCGCGTGCCCGGGATCGTGCGCGCCAGCCACTCCGACCAGCGCACCGGGAAGTACACGTCATCCGTTCCCCACACGACGAGCGTCGGCACGTGCAGTGTCTTCAGCCGCGACTCGATCGCGACCGTCTGCGCGCAATCGAACGCGGCCAGAAACCGCTCGAGATCGCGCACGCGCTCACCTGAGGTCAGGAACGGCCGGAGATAGATCTCGATCGTCTCGTCGCTGACGGCCTCGGGGCGCTCGTACGCGGGTCCGAGGGCCTCGGCCGACCGGTAGAACGGCTTGTTCCCGAGCATGCTCTCGAGGGCGCTCCGCAGTCCGCCCGCAGCGGACATCGCGAGGAAGCCCTTGAAGGCTTCCGGCGGCCAGTTGTCGTGCACGTCGCAGTCCGTGAGCGTCAGGCTGCGGAGGCGCTGCCCGTGGTTGGCGGCCATGATGAGCGCCATGCCGCCTCCGCTGTCGTTGCCGACGACGTCGGCCTGGTCGATCCCGAGCGCATCGAGGAACTCGACGAGCATCGCCGCGTTGGCGGTCGACGACACGTCCCGCGACGGATCGATCGCGGTCGCTCCGTGCGCCAGCAGATCGACGGCGATGCAGCGTCGCAGGTCGGAAAGCCCCGCGAGTTGATGGCGCCAGAGCCATCCGTTCATCAGCACGCCGTGCACGAAGAGGGCGACCGGCCCCGTGCCGTGCTCGACGTAGCTGATGCGTCCCGACGGTGTGTCGACGGTGCGGCGTGTGCTCTCGAAAGTCGTCCGATCCATCTCGCGATTCCTCCTCGACGAAGTGTGGGCCGGCGGCCCCGCTCGTCAGTCTGTAGCGGAGAAGGCGAATCGACACTTTGCGTTTCTTGCGCTCGGATACGGCGAGCCGCCCGCGCGTCGAAAGGCCCGCGGCGCGCGCCCGAACGCGCGCCCGAACGAGCGAATGAAGTGCGCGAGATCGCCGAACCCGACGTCGTACGCGATCGCGGTGATCGGTGCGTCGGTGTCGAGCAGCATCGCCGCCGCGTGCACGAGGCGGCGGCGGACCAGGTACTGGTGCGGCGTGACGCCGACCGTCGTGCGGAAGGTCCGCAGGAAGTGGAACGGGCTCGTGCCGGCGATGCGCGCCACGGCGGCGAGCGTCAAGGCATCGGCGGAATGCTCGTCGAGATAGAGCATGGCGGCGACGACGCGTCCCGTGTCGCGCGCGGTCGGGCGAATCGCGCGCGGCGCTCGGCGGGCGTCCGTTTGCTCCCGGAGCACCCAGACCGCGAGTCCCAGGGCGAGCTCGTCCGCCGACCACGCAACGCCCCCGCGAAGCGCGGCCGCCATCGCATGTGCGAAGACGCCCCCGTAGGGCAGCGGGGGCAGGGCCGGGATGCCGAACGGCGCGGAGAGCTTGCGAACGCCGAAGACCTCGCCGACCTCCGCGATCACCTCGGCGTCGTACGAAACCGCGAGGCAGTAATCGCCCCCGACGTGCTCGTGCGAGCAGACGTACGACGCGCCCGCATTCCCGAGCATGATCGATCCGGGTCCGAGGGTCGTCGCGGTCGAGCCGAGACGATAGGTGAAGCTGCCGCTCCGGACGACATTGATGCAGGTGCGCTCGTGACGTTCTTCGTACGGGCGATCGCCGCGGCGGGCGCCGCAATGACGATCGGCCACCTGAATCGGCGAGGTCATCCGCTTTCGATCGCACGGCCGGGGCGCCGCGCGCTCGCCGTTTTCGGACGCGATGGCCGGTGCGACGATTCGAACCGCCGCACCGACGCCGCCGGCGCCGGCGGGCGCGCCGCAAACCGGGACCGCGCACGATCGTTTGCGGTCCGCCAAGCAGGGTTGGCGGGCGACCGCGGCCGCGCGCGCCTCGCCCGCGCCGCAACACGACTTTTCGCGACCCGCCGCCCCTCGCGCGCACGGCTCACGGCTTGCTCTTTCGTCGAACGACGCCGCGGGACGTCCGCGGGGCCCAAACCAGACGACGGAGGGTGCGACCATGCGATCGATCATCAGCGTTACCGCGGCGGCAGCCGTGCTCGGGCTCACAGTCCCCGCCATCGCCCTCGAAGGAGCCGCGGCGCTCCGCTGCGACGCCGCCATCGCCAAGGGGGAATCGCGGTTGTTCGGCTGCCTCGCCGGGTGCCGAGACAAGGCGGAGAAGCGAGGGCCGGCATTCTCCGCGGCCGACGAAGCGCGCTGTACCGACCGCTGCGAGCGGCCTCTCGCCCGCATCGCCGACGGACCGCGCTGCGCCGGGGCGGCGATGGAGCGCGTGTCGATCGAAAGCGTCGCCGGCCTGGACGCAACGACGCTCCGCTGCCGATCGACGGCGAGCGGCCTCGCGAGCCGGCTCTCGAGCTGCCTTGCCGACTGCTCGGAGCTCGCCGAGCACGCGGCGCTTCGCGGCATCGCGTACGACGGCGCGCTGTGCGTCGCGGCCTGCGAGGCCAACGACGCGACGGCCCTCGCGCTCGCCGAAGCCCGGACGGGCTGCCAACTCGGCGCGGTCGAGTGAGGGGCATGGCCATGACCGCTCGATCGGACGCCGTCGCCACCTTCGGCCACGACATCCTCGGAGGAGCGCCCGTGAGGATCCGCGTGCTGCTGGTCCACCGCAACGACCGCGTGCGCCGCGAGCTGCGCCGCATCCTGGAGGACGAGCCTGCGATCCACGTCATCGGCGAGGCGCGGGACGTGGACGCGGCACGCGCCCCAGCGTCCGATCCACCACACGTAGTCGTCACCGACGCCGCCGCCCCCGCCGCACGGGGCTCCGCCATCGGACGAGCCGCCACGGCGCCGGGCGACCCCGGCGTCGTCCTGGTGGCCCGCCGCGTCCACCCGGAATCGTTGCGCGACGCCCTGCGATCGGGAGCGCTGGGCTACGTCATCGAGGACTCGATCGCCTCCGACCTCGTCTCCGGCGTCCGAGCGGCCGCCGCGAGGCGCCGCTATCTGAGCGCTCGCGCCGAGCAGCTGCTGGTGGACGGCTGCCTCGCCCAGGCCGCCCGCCCGTCCGCCGCCGACCCCGTCGCGCGGCTCACCGGCCGCGAGCGCGAGATCCTCCAGCTCATCGGCGAAGGCCGCCGGCCGCAGGAGATCGCACGGCTCCTCGGGATCGCGCGCACGACGGTCGGCACGCATCGCCGGTCGCTGATGACCAAGCTCGGCTTGCACAACGTCGCGCAGATCGTGCGCTTCGCGATGCGCTCGCGGATGGTGTCCTGACGGACCGGAGCCCGGCGAGGCCCTCGCGCGCCGGCGCGGGTCTCAGTCGCTCCCCGTCAGGCCAGCGGTGTCCGGGAGGCTTCGTCGAGCGCATGGTGCTTGCCCGTCAGCCAGTACGCGACGCCGGCCACGAGAAATCCCACCGACGTCGCCGTCGTCTCGTTCCAGAACATGCAGACGGGGCCGCAGGTCGGGACCGCGAGCGACATGATCCCGCACGGCAGCATGACGAAGAAGCCGCAGAGCGGCCCGCGGAGATACCAGCGAGGCGGCCACCACGTGATGCCCACCAGCGTGCCGACGAGCAGCCGCGCCGTGTACCAGCTCCACACCGCGACCGCCCCCTTCAGATAGTAGAGGTTGAACTTCTCCGGGATCGGCCCGTGCAAGAACATCGGAACCCACCCGAGCGCGAAGCCGACGAGGGCGCAGAGGAGCGGATACGGCAACCGACGCACCACCCGCGTGTAGCCCGGAGCGCGCGACACCCGCAAGATCCCGGACGCCGCGCGCCCGTCTCCTTCGTGTCGAGCGCCGGCTCCTCGTCGCCATCGTGCAGTCGCGAACGGCCGGCCTACTCGGGAATCAAGTGCTCGTACCGGCGATCGGTGAGAAGCCGCATGAACGCAACCAGGGCGTCGACCTCGTCGTCGGTCAATCCCGGACCATGCTCGAGATCTTCCAAGGCGACCGTCTCGGCGACCTCCGGATCGCCCCACGGCTCGCCGGTCTCCGGATTCGTAACGCGCTCGGGGTTGTTGAACTTGTCGTAGAACAGGACGACCGTTCGCAGATCGGCGAACACCCCGTTGTGCATGTAGGGGCCGGTCACGGCGACGTTGCGGAGGGTCGGCACCTTGAATTTGCCGTTCTGGGCGGGGTCGGTGATCGCCGGATTTCCGAAGAGGCCCTTGTCGACGAAGCCGTCGGGGGTTCCGTTGACCGCTCGGACCGACGCATTCACGGGCACGCCGATGTTCTCGTACTCGTAGTTGCTGAAGGTCTCCTTCGGCCGGAAGGGCAACGTCTGCAACTGGTGGCAGATGTTGCAGTTGGTGAACTGCTCGGAGAAGAACAGGACCTTGCCGAGGGATTCCTGGCTCGTCAGCTCGTACTCGCCCCGCAGGTGGCGGTCGTACTTCGAGTCGAACGGGGCGAACAGATCGTCGCGCTCCTCCTCGAACGCCGCGATGCTCTCGGCCATGGCGGCGTAGGCGGCATCGGCGTCGTCGAAGATGCGATCGCCGTAGAGGGACTCGAAGGCCTCCACGTATTCGCTGCTCTCCTGGATGCGCGCCACCACGGAGGCCTTGTCGGGCATGCCCATCTCGATGGGGTTCAACGGCGGGCCGGCCGCCTGGTCCGCCAGCGTCGCGGCCCGGCCGTCGAGGAACTGGCCGCCCCGCGGGAGGCCGTCGGCCGCGATCGCGAAGGCCGGGCTGTGCCGAGCATAGGCCGCCGTCGGCGTGTTGCGATCGCCGAGCGAGACGCCGTCGTCTCCGAGGGAAACCGCGCCCCCCACGCCGTTGTCCCTGGGGTCGACGAAGGCGTGCTCCGGATCGTGACACGTCGCGCAGGATTGCGTTCGGTTCCTGGAAAGGTTGGTGTCCGCGAACAGCCGCTCGCCGAGCAGGGCGCGCGTACTCAATGCCGGCGAGTCGTCCCCGGAGCTTCCACCGGAGCCTCCGCCCGAACACCCAGCCAAGCCAACGACGACGAACCCGAACGCCACGATACGGTGTAATCGCATGCGGCGACTATGTTGAGAATGATTATCAGTTGCAAGTCTCGTTGCGCGCTCCGGGTCATGAATCCGCGTGACATCCGTCATCGAGCGACGCCCGTTGCGAGAGGCCGGGCGCTCGACGCGATCCATTCCTTGGACGAGGTGCTCGGTCGCGCCGCGAGATACTGCAGCGGGACGCGGGAGGATTGGCAGGGCTGGGCCAAGCGGCCGTAGGAACACTCGCCGCCGGGCACCCAGCGGGACCACTCGGTGCTCCAGCGACAGCGCTACGGCCCCATCCGTGGGCGCGACCCCTACCACGGTCGCGCGCGGAGGACGCGGCTCCGCTCCGCGTAACGCGCGTCGGGTGCGCCGAAGGAAAGCCGAAGTCGTAACCGTCGCTCAGGGCCGCGCGGCGCCGTACGCGGCCGAAAGCGGAGGAGCGCCGACGACCAGTGTACGGCCCCGGCCTCGCCGCTTCGAAGCGACGCTCAGCCGAGCAGTTTGCTCGCCTTGATGGCGGCGATCTTCGCCGCGTCGTAGCCGAGCACGTCGCGCAGCACTTCGTCGCCGTGCTCGCCGACGGTCGGCGCCCTGGCCGGCTCCAGGGTCGGTTCACCGACGAACCGCACCGGGAAGCCGAGCATGTCGGCGCCGTGCCGCTCGTGCGGCCAGATCTCGAAACGGCTCTGGAACTGCGGATCGTCGACGATGTTCTTCGGTGTGTTCACCGGCGCGATCGGCGTGTTGACCCGGATACTGAAGTCCAACCACTCCCGACTGCGCTTGGTCTTGAAGATGTCGCGCAGCACGGTCTGCAGCTCGCGGTTGCCGCGCGCGTGGTCGGCGAACTTCGAGCCAGGCCACTTCTCGAACAGGTCCATGCGGCCGACGCCCTCGCAGAAGTTCCGCCAGAGGGATTGCTCCGACGCCATGAACAGCACGTGGCCGTCCTGCGATTCGTACAACTGATACCGCACGCCTTCCCGCATGCCGGCCGTCGCGACCGGGCGGCGCTCGTAACCGTCGGCCTTGTTGCCGGTGACGATCGCTGCGGGGC
The sequence above is drawn from the Deltaproteobacteria bacterium genome and encodes:
- a CDS encoding methylamine utilization protein MauG; translation: MRLHRIVAFGFVVVGLAGCSGGGSGGSSGDDSPALSTRALLGERLFADTNLSRNRTQSCATCHDPEHAFVDPRDNGVGGAVSLGDDGVSLGDRNTPTAAYARHSPAFAIAADGLPRGGQFLDGRAATLADQAAGPPLNPIEMGMPDKASVVARIQESSEYVEAFESLYGDRIFDDADAAYAAMAESIAAFEEERDDLFAPFDSKYDRHLRGEYELTSQESLGKVLFFSEQFTNCNICHQLQTLPFRPKETFSNYEYENIGVPVNASVRAVNGTPDGFVDKGLFGNPAITDPAQNGKFKVPTLRNVAVTGPYMHNGVFADLRTVVLFYDKFNNPERVTNPETGEPWGDPEVAETVALEDLEHGPGLTDDEVDALVAFMRLLTDRRYEHLIPE
- the ruvB gene encoding Holliday junction branch migration DNA helicase RuvB, whose translation is MNERVVDPVTLDEEAGLDVSLRPTGFAEYVGQAAVKNNLGVAIEAARARGDVLDHVLLAGPPGLGKTSLAYIIAKEMGVQVRCTSGPVLERPGDVAAILTNLERGDVLFIDEIHRLNRVVEEVLYPAMEDFQLDIIVGQGPSARTLKLELKPFTLVGATTRTGLLTSPLRDRFGAHFRLEFYDEDDLGRILRRSAAILKVPLDGGGAGEIARRSRGTPRIANRLLKRVRDYAEVRAGGEITGEVAADALTLLEVDGRGFDKMDRAILLAIIDKFSGGPVGLDTLAAAVGEERDTIEDVYEPYLIKEGFLARTPKGRVVTARAFGHFGRTEPERAAQARLF
- a CDS encoding DUF2905 domain-containing protein; protein product: MGGLGRTLILFGLVLVVAGLVVSFSPRIPWLGKLPGDFTLRSGGLTVYVPLATCLLLSLLLSLLSYLFRR
- a CDS encoding alpha/beta hydrolase, with the translated sequence MDRTTFESTRRTVDTPSGRISYVEHGTGPVALFVHGVLMNGWLWRHQLAGLSDLRRCIAVDLLAHGATAIDPSRDVSSTANAAMLVEFLDALGIDQADVVGNDSGGGMALIMAANHGQRLRSLTLTDCDVHDNWPPEAFKGFLAMSAAGGLRSALESMLGNKPFYRSAEALGPAYERPEAVSDETIEIYLRPFLTSGERVRDLERFLAAFDCAQTVAIESRLKTLHVPTLVVWGTDDVYFPVRWSEWLARTIPGTRRRVELPGARLFFPEERAARCNEELRAHWNAAG
- a CDS encoding PH domain-containing protein; this encodes MDRHHLGGVPLASLFAAWQMIHAPIPGRGLLAVPILLLGVCLPLSLLFFTTYRINDAALRIRSGFFTWDIPIHTISKVERTNDPVSSPALSLDRIRIEYGAAQSVVISPLRKDDLLRDLQRLGVPGSS
- a CDS encoding helix-turn-helix transcriptional regulator, whose amino-acid sequence is MTSPIQVADRHCGARRGDRPYEERHERTCINVVRSGSFTYRLGSTATTLGPGSIMLGNAGASYVCSHEHVGGDYCLAVSYDAEVIAEVGEVFGVRKLSAPFGIPALPPLPYGGVFAHAMAAALRGGVAWSADELALGLAVWVLREQTDARRAPRAIRPTARDTGRVVAAMLYLDEHSADALTLAAVARIAGTSPFHFLRTFRTTVGVTPHQYLVRRRLVHAAAMLLDTDAPITAIAYDVGFGDLAHFIRSFGRAFGRAPRAFRRAGGSPYPSARNAKCRFAFSATD
- a CDS encoding response regulator transcription factor, encoding MTARSDAVATFGHDILGGAPVRIRVLLVHRNDRVRRELRRILEDEPAIHVIGEARDVDAARAPASDPPHVVVTDAAAPAARGSAIGRAATAPGDPGVVLVARRVHPESLRDALRSGALGYVIEDSIASDLVSGVRAAAARRRYLSARAEQLLVDGCLAQAARPSAADPVARLTGREREILQLIGEGRRPQEIARLLGIARTTVGTHRRSLMTKLGLHNVAQIVRFAMRSRMVS
- the ruvC gene encoding crossover junction endodeoxyribonuclease RuvC; this encodes MLGVDPGTAVTGWGVIERRAGRVAHLAHGSVAPSPRVTPAAKLAAIHGALTDLCRAWRPDVVVLERNFVGRNVQSAFRLGEVRGVAMLVAAAAGIDVAQYPPATVKLAVTGSGRAEKDQVQRAIARELGVADRLGPDAADALAIALCHVHSAHLATALARVGVR
- the ruvA gene encoding Holliday junction branch migration protein RuvA translates to MIARLRGRLLEKAPEQIVVDAGGVGYQLFVSLNAFYRLPNPGAEVDVYVHTHVREDALQLYGFLEAAERALFLLLLQVATIGPKAALAVLSGMDTPDLENAIAEGNVRRLVAVPGIGRKKADLMVLQLREKVKVLQRSRAASAGAPATRVGGDAAEAVSALVNLGYKQHEAERAVARAEEAGTRALADLIREALRRLAT
- a CDS encoding YebC/PmpR family DNA-binding transcriptional regulator, with protein sequence MSGHSKWSTIKHKKAAKDAKRGKIFTKLIKEITVAARMGGGDVNANPRLRTAVTTARAQSMPTDNIERAIKKGTGELEGVTYEEVQYEGYGPAGVAIMLQILTDNRNRTVAEIRNLFGKNGGNLGENGCVGWMFSKKGVITVDKSASAEDKLFEVALEAGADDIEDVGEAFEVTTPPEALEDVKNALDQAGIATTSAEVTMVAQNTITVRGSDAEQTIKLLEALEDHDDVQKVSANADIPQDEVERLSA